A window of Streptomyces sp. DG1A-41 contains these coding sequences:
- a CDS encoding DUF2243 domain-containing protein has product MLHWHHFYDRSTPDVGLVSDGLFHAGGWLAMVAGLFLYAGLRRRGGPLRRAWWSGVCLGIGGFQLYDGTVQHKLLRLHQIRYDVDPRPYDWTWNVIAVLFLLAGLLLWHRARHAERGRTR; this is encoded by the coding sequence CTGCTCCACTGGCACCACTTCTACGACAGGTCCACTCCCGACGTGGGACTGGTCTCCGACGGCCTGTTCCACGCCGGCGGCTGGCTGGCCATGGTGGCGGGCCTGTTCCTCTACGCCGGCCTGCGCCGCCGGGGCGGCCCGCTGCGCCGGGCCTGGTGGTCCGGTGTCTGCCTGGGCATCGGCGGCTTCCAGCTCTACGACGGCACCGTCCAGCACAAGCTGCTGCGCCTGCACCAGATCCGCTACGACGTCGATCCGCGCCCGTACGACTGGACCTGGAACGTCATCGCCGTCCTGTTCCTGCTGGCCGGCCTGCTCCTGTGGCACCGGGCGCGGCACGCCGAGCGGGGACGGACGCGATGA
- the uppS gene encoding polyprenyl diphosphate synthase, with translation MIGDDPALRAAYGLCRRRTREQDPAEYALIELVPAALRPACWALWAAANALDDLGDDRTAPAAERAARVEEWITALHRELPTGTSPDPVRHALVDSAARWRLDLSELHGAMVQVRDDTRGRHFADWAAWRTWGRDNLLPWFGQVRTLFDRAGVPVALRLDTRESYEEFLDGVRLTDILTDLSADLAQGDLLLPEEALRSHPGAADDLAQRRWSPAVAALVTQLTGLARQWVSQDGLSRGMHPGPATVLHTMAALLRAQLDAIGSAGPALLRRPPRPTFRARARILVPARARAALAWSLTPLTVPPARPAGHGSPPPADRTARTRSFRPPPPHPEGHRPPDIPPDRLPAHVAVIMDGNGRWAQQRGLPRHEGHRAGAAAVREVVHGALEIGLRHLTLYTFSTENWHRDPEEVDAILDLLRREVVDDPFRDLDVRLRWHGRAGRLPPDLSDLLDLRERGTRTRTGLTLTMCVDYGGRDELTRAAAALARRARAGHLDPDLIGEEDFARHLPRPDMPDVDLLWRTGNEQRISNFLPWHTAYAELHFTPDLWPDTDRRDLWQAITTYTHRQRRHGTVPAGT, from the coding sequence GTGATCGGCGACGATCCGGCGCTGCGGGCGGCCTACGGGCTGTGCCGGCGCCGGACCAGGGAGCAGGACCCGGCGGAGTACGCGCTGATCGAGCTGGTGCCCGCGGCGCTGCGCCCGGCCTGCTGGGCCCTGTGGGCGGCGGCCAACGCGCTCGACGACCTGGGTGACGACCGCACCGCGCCCGCCGCCGAACGGGCCGCCCGGGTCGAGGAGTGGATCACCGCCCTGCACCGCGAACTGCCCACCGGCACCAGCCCGGACCCGGTCCGCCACGCCCTGGTCGACAGCGCGGCGCGCTGGCGGCTGGACCTGTCCGAACTGCACGGCGCCATGGTCCAGGTCCGGGACGACACCCGCGGTCGGCACTTCGCCGACTGGGCCGCGTGGCGCACCTGGGGCCGGGACAACCTGCTGCCCTGGTTCGGCCAGGTCCGCACCCTCTTCGACCGGGCCGGCGTCCCCGTGGCACTGCGTCTGGACACCCGGGAGTCCTACGAAGAGTTTCTCGACGGTGTCCGGCTCACGGACATCCTCACCGACCTGTCCGCCGATCTCGCCCAGGGCGATCTCCTCCTGCCCGAGGAGGCCCTGCGGTCCCACCCCGGGGCCGCGGACGACCTGGCGCAGCGGCGCTGGAGCCCCGCCGTCGCCGCCCTGGTCACACAGCTGACCGGTCTGGCCCGCCAGTGGGTGAGCCAGGACGGTCTCAGCCGCGGCATGCACCCCGGGCCCGCCACCGTCCTGCACACCATGGCCGCCCTGCTGCGTGCCCAGCTCGACGCGATCGGCTCCGCCGGCCCGGCCCTCCTGCGGCGGCCGCCCCGGCCCACCTTCCGCGCCCGGGCCCGCATCCTCGTCCCCGCCCGGGCCCGCGCCGCCCTGGCCTGGAGCCTGACTCCGCTGACGGTGCCGCCCGCACGGCCCGCCGGGCACGGCAGCCCGCCCCCGGCCGACCGGACGGCACGCACCCGGAGCTTCCGGCCTCCGCCGCCCCACCCCGAAGGCCACCGGCCCCCGGACATCCCGCCGGACCGGCTCCCCGCCCACGTCGCCGTGATCATGGACGGCAACGGCCGCTGGGCCCAGCAGCGCGGCCTGCCCCGGCACGAGGGACACCGGGCCGGTGCCGCCGCTGTCCGGGAAGTGGTGCACGGCGCCCTGGAGATCGGTCTGCGGCACCTGACGCTCTACACCTTCTCCACCGAGAACTGGCACCGCGATCCCGAGGAGGTCGACGCGATCCTCGACCTCCTGCGCCGCGAGGTCGTCGACGACCCCTTCCGTGACCTCGACGTCCGGCTGCGCTGGCACGGCCGCGCCGGCCGCCTGCCGCCCGACCTGTCCGACCTCCTCGACCTGCGGGAGCGCGGCACCCGCACCCGCACCGGCCTGACGCTGACGATGTGCGTCGACTACGGCGGCCGCGACGAGCTCACCCGCGCCGCCGCCGCCCTCGCACGCCGAGCCCGGGCCGGTCACCTCGATCCCGACCTGATCGGCGAGGAGGACTTCGCCCGGCACCTGCCCCGCCCGGACATGCCGGACGTCGACCTGCTCTGGCGCACCGGCAACGAGCAGCGCATCTCCAACTTCCTGCCCTGGCACACCGCCTACGCCGAGCTGCACTTCACCCCGGACCTGTGGCCCGACACCGACCGCCGCGACCTGTGGCAGGCGATCACCACCTACACCCACCGCCAACGCCGCCACGGCACCGTCCCGGCGGGCACATGA
- a CDS encoding metal ABC transporter permease translates to MSLEAVGDILVLALLITPAATARVLTERLWAMTLPASIIGCTGSVAGLYVSYTHDLAAGGSVVVVLTGLFALTWCLAPRHGLLWARGRPRCRSGRCRSR, encoded by the coding sequence ATGTCCCTGGAAGCGGTCGGCGACATCCTCGTCCTCGCCCTGCTCATCACCCCCGCCGCCACCGCCCGCGTGCTCACCGAACGGCTCTGGGCGATGACCCTGCCGGCCTCAATCATCGGCTGTACGGGCAGCGTCGCGGGCCTGTACGTCTCCTATACCCACGACCTGGCCGCGGGCGGTTCAGTGGTCGTGGTCCTCACCGGCCTGTTCGCCCTCACCTGGTGCCTGGCACCCCGCCATGGACTGCTCTGGGCTCGGGGGCGGCCACGCTGCCGCTCAGGTCGGTGCCGGAGTCGCTGA
- a CDS encoding ABC transporter ATP-binding protein — protein MSTTTDAGTDVTPGGAADATEPARGSLRALLPALAGHRAMMTRTCAAALIEQGSLVALLTLAAHTVGTAVIEDRAPSALTVTALVVLVLVRALTTWREMDLSHDLAYRVLAELRVRVFDGLARSAPARVAGRRSGDLAATAMADVEALEFFYAHTTAQLLASGVVFTGGAAALATVEPWLLVAVLPVAALLAVAPFADARGRAARGARTRTASTELSADTVEAVDGLRELLAFGGLTERRGRLAEQGRKVGDAQRAEATWEAMAAAVRDTLIVLAVLGVVAAAAQSVTSGRLHGAWAPAAMALALSVLGPVAESARALSQAVGLRAAAARVHAALKAPALAPPPISPRPLPPGPLGIRLHRVNFDYGGRRVLDGAELTVPAGQTLALVGASGAGKSTCAHLLARFWDPAEGAVHLVPGDGHPVDLRDLADADLRRAVAVVGQDTPLFHGTLAENLRLAAPDADDELLAETARLCGVDRIAPLDSLVGERGTTLSGGQRARIALARALLAQPRILVLDETTAHLDNAGDAQLATALAQGNRTTMVIAHRPATIRRADRIAVLEAGRIAEEGTWDDLTARPEGALNRVLAVTP, from the coding sequence ATGAGCACCACGACCGACGCGGGCACCGATGTCACCCCCGGCGGCGCCGCCGACGCGACGGAGCCCGCGCGGGGCTCATTGCGCGCCCTGCTGCCCGCCCTCGCCGGGCACCGCGCCATGATGACCCGCACCTGCGCCGCCGCACTCATCGAACAGGGGTCCCTGGTCGCGCTGTTGACGCTCGCCGCGCACACCGTCGGAACCGCCGTCATCGAGGACCGCGCGCCCTCGGCGCTCACGGTCACCGCTCTCGTCGTCCTCGTCCTCGTACGAGCCCTGACGACCTGGCGCGAGATGGACCTCTCCCACGACCTGGCCTACCGGGTGCTGGCCGAACTGCGCGTACGGGTCTTCGACGGGCTCGCCCGCAGCGCACCCGCCCGCGTGGCCGGCCGTCGCAGCGGGGACCTCGCCGCCACCGCTATGGCCGACGTTGAGGCACTGGAGTTCTTCTACGCCCACACCACCGCACAACTCCTCGCATCCGGCGTGGTGTTCACCGGCGGAGCAGCGGCACTGGCCACGGTGGAACCGTGGTTGCTGGTCGCGGTGCTGCCGGTCGCCGCGCTGCTGGCCGTCGCGCCCTTCGCCGACGCGCGCGGGCGCGCCGCGCGCGGAGCCCGTACCAGGACGGCCTCCACCGAGCTGTCGGCCGACACCGTGGAGGCCGTCGACGGGCTGCGCGAACTGCTCGCCTTCGGCGGGCTGACCGAGCGGCGCGGCCGTCTCGCCGAACAGGGCCGCAAGGTGGGCGACGCCCAGCGGGCCGAGGCCACCTGGGAAGCCATGGCCGCCGCCGTCCGCGACACCCTCATCGTGCTCGCGGTCCTCGGCGTGGTCGCCGCCGCGGCGCAGTCCGTGACCTCCGGCCGACTGCACGGGGCATGGGCGCCGGCGGCCATGGCGCTCGCCCTGTCGGTGCTGGGACCGGTCGCCGAGTCGGCCAGGGCACTGAGCCAGGCCGTCGGCCTGCGCGCCGCCGCCGCCCGCGTCCACGCGGCCCTGAAAGCCCCCGCTCTCGCCCCGCCGCCCATCTCACCCCGCCCGCTCCCACCGGGCCCGCTGGGTATCCGGCTGCACCGGGTGAACTTCGACTACGGCGGACGACGCGTGCTGGACGGGGCCGAGCTGACGGTTCCCGCAGGCCAGACCCTCGCCCTGGTCGGTGCCTCCGGCGCCGGCAAGTCGACCTGCGCCCACCTGCTGGCCCGCTTCTGGGACCCGGCCGAGGGCGCGGTCCACCTGGTGCCCGGCGACGGCCACCCCGTCGACCTTCGCGACCTGGCCGACGCCGACCTGCGCCGTGCCGTTGCCGTCGTGGGCCAGGACACCCCCCTCTTCCACGGCACCCTCGCCGAGAACCTGCGCCTCGCCGCACCGGACGCGGACGACGAACTCCTGGCCGAAACGGCCCGGCTGTGCGGCGTCGACCGGATCGCCCCCCTGGACTCCCTCGTCGGGGAGCGCGGCACCACCCTCTCCGGCGGCCAGCGCGCCCGGATCGCTCTCGCTCGTGCGCTGCTGGCCCAGCCGCGGATCCTCGTGCTGGACGAGACCACCGCGCATCTGGACAACGCCGGTGACGCCCAACTCGCCACCGCGCTCGCCCAGGGCAACCGCACCACCATGGTCATCGCCCACCGCCCCGCCACCATCCGCCGCGCCGACCGCATCGCCGTCCTCGAGGCCGGCCGGATCGCGGAGGAGGGCACTTGGGACGATCTCACCGCCCGCCCCGAAGGCGCACTCAACCGTGTGCTGGCCGTCACGCCGTGA
- a CDS encoding ABC transporter ATP-binding protein — MIVHPELRRAAHHARRPLLAATLLQGAVTLTHLAQAVLLAVTLADVAQGDTDRLPLLLGAVLGVVAARAGLGYHQRRTAARAGAQVRVHLRDELLAHLGRLGPAHLTTARAGAVRTTLVDGVEGVDAYVSRYLPQLLITLTVPPLLLAALTAVEPVALLGLVPALLLALFGPRAWDRLLAKRGKEHWDTYEQLGADYLEALQGMPALRATGAVGRTRERLEERSAALHRATVAKLRVSLVDTGLTDLAIQGGTVAAALLACWSAVTGSTTATGTYLVLLLASECFRPVRDLSREWHAGYLGVSAADGLRALRTAEPAVPDTGTAQAQWPRPPQVRFEGVEFSYDGAEAPALDGVTFTAEAGRTTAIVGPSGAGKSTLLTLLLRHRDPQRGRVAVDGRDVTEYALDSLRQGIAVVSQETYLFHATIADNLRLARPDATDDDLIRAARTAGIHDEIAALPDGYATVLGERGATLSGGQRQRLALARALLADAPVLVLDEATSAVDERREADIVRELLDAAGGRTVLVVAHRLAAVRHADRIVVLDGGRVDAVGDHTALVEAGGVYAELVKAGHTYEGGLAA; from the coding sequence GTGATCGTTCACCCCGAGCTGCGCCGCGCGGCACACCACGCACGGCGTCCCCTGCTCGCGGCCACTCTCCTGCAGGGGGCCGTCACCCTCACCCACCTCGCGCAGGCCGTGCTGCTGGCCGTCACCCTCGCCGACGTGGCCCAGGGCGACACGGACCGGCTCCCGCTGCTCCTCGGCGCGGTGCTCGGCGTCGTCGCCGCCCGCGCAGGGCTCGGTTACCACCAGCGGCGTACCGCCGCCCGCGCCGGGGCACAGGTCAGGGTGCACCTACGGGACGAACTTCTCGCCCACCTCGGACGGCTCGGGCCCGCGCACCTGACCACAGCGCGCGCCGGAGCGGTCCGCACCACCCTCGTCGACGGGGTCGAGGGCGTGGACGCCTACGTCTCCCGCTACCTGCCCCAACTCCTCATCACCCTCACCGTGCCGCCCCTGCTGCTCGCCGCCCTGACCGCGGTCGAACCGGTCGCTCTCCTCGGTCTCGTACCCGCCCTGCTGCTCGCCCTGTTCGGGCCGCGTGCCTGGGACCGGCTCCTCGCCAAGCGCGGCAAGGAACACTGGGACACCTACGAGCAACTGGGCGCCGACTACCTCGAAGCACTGCAGGGCATGCCCGCGCTGCGGGCGACGGGGGCCGTCGGCCGCACCCGGGAGCGGCTGGAGGAACGCTCGGCGGCGCTGCACCGGGCCACGGTCGCCAAGCTGCGTGTGTCGCTCGTCGACACCGGGCTCACCGACCTGGCCATCCAGGGCGGCACCGTGGCCGCCGCGCTGCTCGCCTGCTGGTCGGCCGTCACAGGATCCACCACGGCGACCGGCACGTATCTGGTGCTGCTTCTGGCCTCCGAGTGCTTCCGGCCCGTACGTGACCTGTCCCGAGAGTGGCACGCCGGGTACCTGGGCGTGTCGGCCGCGGACGGACTCCGGGCGCTGCGCACCGCCGAACCCGCGGTCCCTGACACGGGAACGGCACAAGCGCAGTGGCCCCGCCCACCCCAGGTGCGCTTCGAGGGCGTGGAGTTCAGCTATGACGGCGCCGAGGCGCCCGCGCTCGACGGCGTCACCTTCACCGCCGAGGCAGGGCGCACCACCGCGATCGTCGGTCCCTCGGGCGCCGGCAAGTCCACCCTGCTCACCCTGCTCCTGCGCCACCGCGACCCGCAGCGGGGACGGGTCGCCGTCGACGGCCGGGACGTGACCGAGTACGCGCTCGACTCGTTGCGCCAGGGCATCGCGGTCGTCTCTCAGGAGACCTACCTCTTCCACGCCACCATCGCCGACAACCTGCGCCTGGCCCGGCCCGACGCCACGGACGACGACCTCATACGCGCCGCACGGACCGCCGGCATCCACGACGAGATCGCCGCCCTCCCCGACGGCTACGCCACCGTCCTCGGTGAACGCGGCGCAACCCTGTCCGGCGGGCAGCGCCAGCGCCTCGCCCTCGCCCGGGCCCTGCTGGCCGACGCCCCGGTGCTCGTCCTCGACGAGGCCACGAGCGCGGTCGACGAACGCCGCGAGGCGGACATCGTCCGCGAACTGCTGGACGCCGCGGGCGGCCGGACCGTCCTGGTCGTCGCCCACCGGCTGGCCGCCGTCCGGCACGCCGACCGCATCGTGGTGCTCGACGGCGGACGCGTGGACGCCGTCGGCGACCACACCGCCCTCGTCGAGGCCGGAGGCGTCTACGCCGAGCTCGTCAAGGCGGGCCACACCTACGAAGGAGGGCTCGCTGCATGA
- a CDS encoding SagB/ThcOx family dehydrogenase: MDLVTALARARSPEKPGPDTPAGLVVRPWPGPPRSLPEGCPGKLDLGRLLRLSLAASDGAGRLRPAPSAGALHPVDTRLVVGTGCSLPPGRYGYDPLRHRVHRLGPEPVGAPPGATVELSVTPQRTVSHYGHRAWPLILLDTGHAAGALWLAGCALGGGATTVDLDGGDEAPLAALHFARSDEARGVPVARGSHGILLAEEAGGVPRPVRAHQVPSPEAGHHTAAAPTPSPGELLARRSARPPLRGTPPRDALRAVLATADAAGAGDLAWCAAIGEPEPQIVELAPEGTLRRLAAGEARPTLAAWAAGQAWIADAGAVLLGYGCPADADAPLIRRTHLRAGLAVHLAHVAAARHGLSGRPVGSWQQADLGAALGAPPGRDWIIHGLALGTTHSEEGS, from the coding sequence GTGGATCTCGTCACCGCGCTCGCCCGCGCCCGTTCCCCCGAGAAGCCCGGACCGGATACCCCCGCCGGGCTGGTCGTCCGCCCGTGGCCGGGACCCCCGCGCTCCCTCCCGGAGGGATGCCCGGGGAAGCTCGATCTGGGTCGGCTGCTCCGCCTCTCCCTGGCCGCCTCCGACGGCGCCGGACGCCTGCGGCCCGCCCCGTCCGCGGGTGCACTGCACCCGGTGGACACCCGGCTCGTCGTGGGCACCGGATGCTCGCTGCCACCCGGGCGTTACGGATACGACCCGCTGCGCCACCGCGTGCACCGCCTCGGCCCGGAACCCGTCGGCGCGCCGCCCGGGGCGACCGTCGAACTGTCCGTCACCCCGCAGCGCACGGTCTCGCACTACGGCCACCGTGCCTGGCCGCTGATCCTGCTGGACACCGGGCACGCCGCCGGGGCGCTGTGGCTCGCGGGGTGCGCGCTGGGTGGGGGAGCGACGACGGTAGACCTTGACGGGGGCGACGAAGCCCCCCTCGCGGCACTGCACTTCGCGCGCTCCGACGAGGCGCGAGGGGTTCCGGTGGCCCGGGGCTCACACGGAATTCTCCTGGCCGAGGAGGCAGGCGGGGTTCCCCGGCCCGTGAGGGCACATCAGGTCCCCTCACCAGAGGCGGGACACCACACCGCGGCCGCGCCCACGCCCTCGCCCGGCGAGCTGCTGGCTCGCCGCAGCGCCCGGCCGCCCCTGCGGGGCACCCCGCCCAGGGACGCCCTGCGTGCGGTGCTCGCGACCGCCGACGCAGCGGGCGCCGGTGATCTCGCCTGGTGCGCGGCCATCGGTGAACCTGAGCCCCAGATCGTCGAGTTGGCGCCCGAGGGCACCCTGCGGCGCCTTGCCGCCGGGGAGGCTCGGCCGACGCTCGCCGCCTGGGCCGCCGGCCAGGCATGGATCGCGGACGCGGGCGCCGTCCTGCTCGGTTACGGCTGTCCGGCGGACGCCGATGCCCCGCTGATCCGCCGGACACACCTGCGCGCGGGCCTCGCCGTCCACCTGGCCCACGTGGCGGCAGCCCGACACGGCCTGTCCGGCCGCCCCGTCGGCTCCTGGCAGCAGGCCGACCTCGGCGCCGCCCTCGGCGCCCCGCCGGGCCGCGACTGGATCATCCACGGCCTTGCCCTCGGCACCACCCACTCCGAAGAGGGGTCCTAG
- a CDS encoding YcaO-like family protein, protein MTALPLEALVDPVCGIVRKVKPVEHPVGAPPRYTALTAEIADARRLGLWPADRVSLGTTFGDPEGARIAAIAEGIERYCGNRVPPPGHPDAPLRATAAELTGKGLRLYGPDELPTYADWQYAREKFPYRPLTPDTPSLWTRGEERLPGGERAEVWAPVALTHLNWRQGELRSLPRTHHLNYAGIATGQGLDDAIERGLLEIVERDALELWWHLDGPARGIDPASVPGLTDDLAGSGLDVHLVEMPSEFASCMAALVHDPRLGLYAAGFACKYDPAEAARKAVLEAVHTWVFTQGLTDPDGWVFQAVEAGLLARGLYLDHREDRRYLDACGEHFEHVRDLGAHVQVWLDERMAPEARRFTEPAHGVVPVDAVEPGSRDRLERALHDGGHRIMTFDLTTEDVAETPLRVARVLVSGLIPNAPAAFGYFGCPRLAGSATGRGWRTTAPSAPEDFTLAPPPHM, encoded by the coding sequence ATGACGGCGCTACCGCTGGAAGCCCTGGTCGACCCTGTCTGCGGCATCGTCCGCAAGGTCAAGCCCGTCGAGCACCCCGTGGGCGCGCCACCCCGCTACACCGCGCTCACCGCAGAGATAGCCGACGCCCGCAGGCTCGGCCTGTGGCCCGCCGACCGGGTATCGCTCGGCACCACCTTCGGTGACCCCGAGGGGGCCCGGATCGCCGCCATAGCGGAAGGAATCGAGCGGTACTGCGGCAACCGCGTACCGCCCCCCGGCCACCCCGACGCCCCGCTGCGCGCCACGGCCGCCGAGCTGACCGGGAAGGGTCTGCGGCTGTACGGGCCGGACGAGCTGCCGACTTACGCCGACTGGCAGTACGCCCGCGAGAAGTTCCCCTACCGCCCCCTCACGCCCGACACCCCGTCCCTGTGGACGCGCGGCGAGGAACGGCTGCCCGGCGGGGAGCGGGCCGAGGTCTGGGCACCCGTCGCACTGACGCACCTGAACTGGCGCCAGGGAGAGCTGCGTTCACTGCCCCGCACCCATCACCTCAACTACGCGGGGATCGCCACCGGACAGGGCCTGGACGACGCGATCGAGCGCGGACTGCTGGAGATCGTCGAACGCGACGCCCTCGAACTGTGGTGGCACCTCGACGGCCCGGCCCGCGGCATCGACCCGGCCAGTGTGCCCGGCCTCACCGACGACCTCGCCGGATCCGGGCTCGACGTCCACCTCGTGGAGATGCCCTCGGAGTTCGCCTCCTGCATGGCCGCCCTCGTCCACGACCCCCGGCTCGGCCTCTACGCCGCCGGGTTCGCCTGCAAGTACGACCCGGCGGAGGCCGCCCGCAAGGCCGTGCTCGAGGCCGTCCACACCTGGGTCTTCACCCAGGGCCTCACCGACCCCGACGGCTGGGTCTTCCAGGCCGTAGAGGCCGGACTGCTCGCCCGCGGCCTCTACCTGGACCACCGGGAGGACCGCCGCTACCTCGACGCATGCGGCGAACACTTCGAGCACGTACGGGACCTGGGCGCACACGTCCAGGTCTGGCTGGACGAACGGATGGCCCCCGAAGCCCGGAGATTCACCGAGCCCGCGCACGGCGTCGTGCCCGTCGACGCGGTCGAGCCCGGCAGCCGGGACCGGCTGGAGCGCGCCCTCCACGACGGCGGCCACCGCATCATGACGTTCGACCTCACCACCGAGGACGTGGCCGAGACACCGCTGCGCGTCGCCCGGGTCCTCGTGTCCGGCCTCATTCCCAACGCCCCCGCCGCCTTCGGCTACTTCGGCTGCCCGCGCCTCGCCGGCAGCGCCACCGGCCGCGGCTGGCGTACGACCGCGCCGAGCGCGCCGGAGGACTTCACCCTGGCTCCTCCGCCTCACATGTGA
- a CDS encoding CocE/NonD family hydrolase, which yields MTPVTVIVEGLATDAQLPDGGGPFPAILIRTPYDRRRHHAELRGWARNGFAALAQDVRGRHASTGEWHPYENEAADGASTARWIRQQPWSDGRLVAVGASYAAHCALVLTLNAPEDARPDAVIAAVPALGAAETAREPSGVERLLARAGWWAAHGDRHDSSEDVLGKALAADPGLFAHLPLSELPRRLGRSLPSWPGLWRHRERGRFCSRAEHAGVPLLAVGGHHDHFTEDTVTLWRGWGGPSARLLMGPWGHRLVATPGPDAWPAHRIGLGELYARWARRALTGDLASGHGGAVGLGGSPLWVAADTEGEPRTQHLRALHGTSFTADPERPVSSEELTVSTDGTPDRCLLVTPPLPRPLDVLGTTEVALRATADTPSADWVARLVAISPAGTAERLAVGAVRRTDPPGQDAEFTVVLGRMARRLPAGTRLRLEIAGHHFPAHARNPHTGDDPVTATRLLASRREVDPQAVALRLPVLRTRPAPTDPVQEILR from the coding sequence ATGACACCGGTCACCGTGATCGTCGAGGGTCTCGCCACCGACGCTCAACTCCCGGACGGGGGCGGGCCCTTTCCGGCCATCCTGATCCGCACGCCTTACGACCGGCGCCGCCACCACGCCGAACTGCGCGGGTGGGCGCGGAACGGGTTCGCCGCCCTGGCCCAGGACGTACGCGGCCGGCACGCGTCGACGGGGGAGTGGCACCCGTATGAGAACGAGGCCGCGGACGGAGCGTCGACCGCCCGCTGGATCCGTCAGCAGCCCTGGAGCGACGGGCGCCTCGTGGCGGTCGGCGCCTCCTACGCCGCTCACTGCGCACTCGTCCTCACGCTCAACGCGCCCGAGGATGCCCGCCCCGACGCTGTCATCGCCGCGGTACCGGCGCTGGGAGCCGCCGAGACGGCTCGCGAACCCTCCGGCGTCGAGCGTCTGTTGGCCCGTGCGGGGTGGTGGGCGGCCCACGGTGACCGGCACGACTCCAGCGAGGACGTCCTGGGCAAGGCCCTCGCCGCAGACCCCGGCCTGTTCGCCCACCTGCCGCTGAGCGAACTCCCCCGGCGGCTCGGCCGGAGCCTTCCCTCCTGGCCGGGCTTGTGGCGGCACCGCGAACGCGGCCGGTTCTGCTCCCGGGCGGAGCATGCCGGTGTGCCCCTGCTCGCGGTAGGCGGCCACCACGACCACTTCACCGAGGACACCGTCACGCTGTGGCGCGGCTGGGGTGGGCCCTCGGCGCGGCTCCTGATGGGCCCGTGGGGTCACCGCCTCGTCGCCACACCCGGCCCCGACGCCTGGCCGGCACACCGGATCGGCCTCGGCGAGCTGTATGCGCGCTGGGCCCGCCGCGCCCTGACCGGGGATCTCGCGTCCGGGCACGGTGGCGCGGTCGGGCTGGGCGGCAGCCCTCTGTGGGTGGCCGCGGACACGGAAGGCGAGCCGCGCACTCAGCACCTGCGAGCCCTGCACGGAACCTCCTTCACCGCCGACCCCGAACGGCCCGTGTCGTCAGAGGAGCTGACCGTCTCCACAGACGGCACCCCCGACCGCTGCCTGCTCGTCACCCCGCCACTACCGCGCCCACTGGACGTCCTCGGCACCACAGAGGTCGCCCTGCGCGCCACCGCCGACACACCGTCGGCCGACTGGGTCGCCCGGCTCGTCGCGATCAGCCCCGCAGGGACGGCCGAACGGCTCGCCGTCGGTGCCGTCCGGCGCACGGATCCCCCGGGGCAGGACGCAGAGTTCACCGTGGTGCTCGGCCGTATGGCACGGCGACTGCCGGCCGGCACCCGACTCCGCCTGGAGATCGCCGGGCACCACTTCCCCGCCCACGCCCGCAACCCCCACACCGGCGACGACCCGGTCACGGCCACCCGGCTGCTCGCCTCCCGGCGAGAGGTCGACCCCCAGGCTGTGGCGCTTCGCCTGCCCGTGCTCCGCACCCGCCCCGCCCCCACCGACCCCGTACAGGAGATCCTGCGATGA
- the amiA gene encoding streptamidine family RiPP → MDNEQVFAPIVDPGQLAHDSASHSNALVENPFDDTEE, encoded by the coding sequence ATGGACAACGAGCAGGTCTTCGCGCCCATCGTCGACCCGGGTCAGCTGGCTCACGACTCGGCCTCCCACTCCAACGCGCTCGTCGAGAACCCCTTCGACGACACCGAGGAGTAA